From one Pirellulales bacterium genomic stretch:
- the rsgA gene encoding ribosome small subunit-dependent GTPase A, whose translation MAKKKGKLRAEFRKHHESRRRDGDLTRQFHHGAQPLEDVARGERVSGKGKLTRKRTVFGDEVTGDEHGFAVHLDVDLAQALRGRVLAVRGLHSTVVTDEGRQYRCATRRLLKTLSTDARHVVIAGDVVLFRPEGAEEGIILRVEPRHGTLSRTSRQRQHLIASNVDQVLVVGSAAQPDLKPNLLDRFLLSAERTGIRPIVCINKVDLIDAASLQPLVGNYAQLGYATLLVSATTGQGIVRLRRLLRGQQTAVVGQSGVGKSSLLNAVDPNLKLRVGDVSEESQKGTHTTTTATLWPLASGGFVVDTPGIRQMELWDVVPEEMAGFFREFRPFVSRCRFPDCTHVHEDDCAVKDAVADDLIDGRRYESYCRLREGDGLE comes from the coding sequence ATGGCTAAGAAGAAGGGTAAGCTCCGCGCCGAGTTTCGCAAGCATCACGAATCGCGGCGTCGCGACGGCGATCTCACCCGGCAGTTCCATCACGGCGCTCAGCCGCTGGAAGACGTGGCCCGGGGCGAGCGCGTCAGCGGCAAGGGCAAGCTGACCCGCAAACGGACGGTCTTCGGCGACGAAGTGACCGGCGACGAGCATGGGTTTGCCGTGCATTTGGATGTCGACCTGGCCCAGGCCCTGCGCGGCCGGGTGCTGGCCGTGCGCGGGCTGCACAGCACGGTGGTCACTGACGAAGGGCGGCAATATCGCTGCGCCACGCGACGCTTGCTCAAGACCCTGTCGACCGACGCCCGGCACGTGGTCATCGCCGGCGACGTGGTGCTGTTCCGACCCGAGGGCGCCGAAGAAGGCATCATTCTCCGGGTTGAACCCCGGCACGGCACGCTCAGCCGTACGAGCCGTCAGCGGCAACACCTGATCGCCAGCAACGTCGACCAGGTGCTGGTTGTGGGCAGCGCCGCGCAGCCCGACCTGAAACCCAACTTGCTCGACCGCTTTTTGCTGAGTGCCGAGCGGACCGGCATCCGCCCGATCGTTTGCATCAACAAGGTCGACCTGATTGACGCCGCGAGCCTGCAGCCGCTGGTGGGTAACTATGCCCAACTCGGCTACGCAACCTTGCTGGTCAGCGCCACGACGGGGCAAGGGATCGTACGGTTGCGGCGACTGCTGCGCGGACAGCAAACGGCCGTCGTGGGTCAAAGCGGCGTGGGCAAGTCATCGCTGTTGAACGCGGTCGATCCGAACCTCAAGCTGCGCGTCGGTGACGTCAGCGAGGAATCGCAAAAAGGCACCCACACGACCACCACCGCGACGCTGTGGCCCCTGGCCAGCGGCGGGTTCGTGGTCGATACGCCGGGCATCCGGCAAATGGAGCTGTGGGACGTCGTACCGGAGGAGATGGCGGGCTTTTTCAGGGAATTTCGCCCGTTCGTCAGCCGCTGCCGGTTTCCCGATTGCACACACGTCCACGAGGACGATTGTGCCGTGAAAGACGCCGTGGCCGACGACTTGATCGACGGCCGCAGGTATGAAAGCTATTGCCGGCTGCGTGAGGGCGACGGGCTCGAATGA
- the hflX gene encoding GTPase HflX, with protein MTDRNRIGSVVSESAILVGVLLDDQPVSENPLDELAGLAETAGARVVGQLTQRRNVPDKTAYLGSGKVDELATLVAAKDADVVIFDNDLSPAQTRNLEKATSTKVIDRTELILDIFANRAQTYEARLAVELAQLQYSLPRLKRMWTHLSRIKNGIGMRGPGEKQLEEDRRLVERRIFELRTELGGIERRKERQVAGRRDHMTVSLVGYTNAGKSTLMNALTGAGVYAADKLFATLDTRTRRWQLPGWGPVLLSDTVGFIRHLPHHLIASFKATLEEARQADLLLHVADASNDAVVEQIDSVREVLEELGIRAKDTLLVLNKIDAVPSRTQVSLLLNRFPQAIAVSARNRIGLDQLANAVSDALSASFADVDVETGVDNGRLLAYLAARGEVFSRRYDDSRVIIHCRLPQRHLVQIESIGGTVSPHRNGQGAGGLPAPGAQDGVEPRSADERGAANEPRVMDHGPEAWIESSPADSLPLTDRHAS; from the coding sequence GTGACAGATCGAAACCGAATCGGCAGCGTTGTCTCGGAATCGGCCATCCTGGTGGGCGTCCTGCTCGACGACCAACCCGTTTCGGAAAACCCGCTCGACGAGCTGGCCGGCCTGGCGGAAACGGCCGGCGCCCGCGTCGTCGGCCAGTTGACCCAGCGACGCAACGTGCCCGACAAGACGGCCTACCTGGGCAGCGGCAAGGTCGACGAGTTGGCCACGCTCGTGGCGGCGAAAGACGCCGACGTCGTAATTTTCGACAACGACCTTTCGCCTGCCCAGACCCGCAATCTGGAAAAGGCCACGAGCACCAAGGTCATCGATCGTACCGAGTTGATTCTCGACATCTTCGCCAACCGCGCGCAGACCTACGAGGCCCGGTTGGCCGTCGAGCTGGCCCAGTTGCAGTATTCGCTGCCGCGGCTGAAGCGGATGTGGACTCACTTGTCCCGCATTAAGAACGGCATCGGGATGCGCGGGCCGGGCGAAAAGCAGCTCGAAGAAGACCGCCGGCTCGTCGAGCGGAGGATCTTCGAGCTACGTACCGAGCTGGGCGGAATCGAGCGCCGCAAAGAGCGCCAGGTGGCGGGCCGCCGCGATCATATGACCGTGTCGCTCGTGGGTTACACGAACGCCGGCAAGAGCACGTTGATGAACGCGCTGACCGGCGCCGGCGTCTATGCGGCCGACAAATTGTTCGCCACGCTCGACACGCGCACGCGCCGCTGGCAATTGCCCGGCTGGGGGCCCGTGCTGTTGAGCGACACGGTCGGCTTCATTCGTCACTTGCCGCACCACTTGATCGCCAGCTTCAAGGCGACGTTGGAAGAGGCCCGGCAAGCCGATCTGCTGCTGCACGTCGCCGATGCCAGCAACGACGCGGTTGTCGAGCAGATTGATTCGGTCCGCGAGGTGCTCGAAGAACTGGGGATTCGGGCCAAGGACACGCTGTTGGTGTTGAACAAGATCGACGCCGTGCCCAGCCGCACGCAGGTGAGCCTGCTGCTCAACCGCTTCCCTCAGGCGATCGCGGTGAGTGCCCGTAATCGTATCGGGCTCGATCAACTGGCCAACGCCGTGAGCGATGCGCTCAGCGCGAGTTTTGCCGACGTCGACGTCGAAACGGGCGTCGACAACGGGCGTTTGCTGGCCTACCTGGCGGCGCGCGGCGAAGTCTTCTCGCGACGGTACGACGACAGCCGTGTGATCATCCACTGCCGGCTGCCTCAGCGGCATCTCGTGCAGATCGAATCGATCGGCGGTACAGTCAGTCCGCATCGCAACGGCCAAGGCGCCGGCGGTCTGCCTGCGCCAGGTGCGCAGGATGGTGTCGAGCCCCGTAGCGCAGACGAGCGCGGCGCGGCCAACGAGCCGCGCGTGATGGATCACGGCCCCGAGGCCTGGATCGAATCTTCACCCGCCGATAGCTTGCCGCTGACCGACCGTCACGCCTCTTGA
- a CDS encoding SDR family NAD(P)-dependent oxidoreductase, with product MARRSLRDCRVLITGASSGIGRALAIELAQRGSQVLVFARNRDRLEELVAELRRMGARAEAVAGDVTSADDRAAALRAATAGFGGLDILINNAGVGALGPFLSAEPSRLRAVMEVNLFAVAELTREAVPLLRHGSRPLVVNIGSILGQRALPRMSEYCASKFALQGLSTSLRGELRPLGIDLLLVCPGTTQTEFHSHLVDRRGDVPWPVPAGLPAEVCAGRIAQAMERGRRNLIPDWPAWWLSLLNRHLPAVVDRWMERYG from the coding sequence ATGGCCCGTCGGTCGTTGCGCGATTGCCGTGTGCTGATCACCGGCGCCTCGAGCGGCATCGGGCGAGCGCTGGCGATCGAACTGGCCCAGCGCGGCTCGCAAGTGCTCGTCTTTGCGCGGAATCGCGATCGCTTGGAAGAACTCGTCGCGGAGTTGCGCCGAATGGGTGCGCGAGCCGAGGCTGTGGCGGGCGACGTCACCTCGGCCGACGATCGGGCCGCGGCGCTGCGCGCCGCAACCGCTGGCTTTGGCGGGCTCGACATCCTCATCAACAACGCCGGAGTGGGCGCCCTGGGACCGTTCCTGTCGGCCGAGCCGTCTAGACTGCGCGCCGTCATGGAAGTGAATCTATTCGCGGTGGCCGAACTCACGCGCGAGGCGGTACCCTTACTGCGACACGGCTCGCGGCCGCTGGTGGTCAATATCGGCTCGATCCTCGGCCAGCGGGCCCTTCCACGGATGAGCGAGTATTGCGCAAGCAAATTTGCGCTGCAGGGACTGAGCACGTCGCTGCGGGGTGAATTACGGCCCTTAGGTATCGACCTGCTGTTGGTCTGTCCTGGCACCACGCAAACCGAATTTCACAGCCACCTGGTCGATCGGCGCGGCGACGTTCCTTGGCCTGTGCCCGCGGGACTGCCGGCCGAGGTGTGTGCGGGCCGGATTGCACAGGCCATGGAGCGCGGACGTCGAAACCTGATCCCCGACTGGCCGGCATGGTGGCTGAGCCTGCTCAATCGGCACCTGCCCGCGGTGGTCGATCGTTGGATGGAGCGGTACGGTTGA
- a CDS encoding PQQ-like beta-propeller repeat protein, which produces MPRLRLGLLVAVSCVFGVASACGQENWPQFRGPRGDGTVESARFPHAWSPTENIAWKVGVPGSGWAQPVVWGQQVFVLTAVSTADPEPKKAATNAFTGPAKPPEDSYRWELACFDLAGGQEQWRQQIAEQQPPIPAHVTNTYATETPATDGKHVVVWLASIGKVFAYRVDGELAWSVDLGVHPMQANLGTGSSPVIVGDLVYVQWYNEEDSFLVALETATGQERWRAPRSKGTSWATPFVWRNSVRTELVACGNTRVYSYDLATGQAFWELGNFPSSFASSPTAQGDALFLGNNGPFSTAPLFSVKAGKSGDISLSKKEAASKELVHNDGIAWWRVRSGPGLASPVVAGPRLYVSEESILACYAAATGERLYRERLPDGKDVVASPLVLEDRILLIDGDGTAFFVAAEPEFKILGTNRLNEQVWATPAVAGDALLVRGVEHLYCIRAQSAAAAADMSPAEAK; this is translated from the coding sequence ATGCCACGCCTACGACTCGGGTTGCTCGTCGCCGTATCTTGCGTGTTTGGCGTCGCCAGTGCCTGCGGCCAGGAGAACTGGCCGCAGTTTCGCGGTCCGCGCGGCGATGGGACGGTCGAGAGTGCGCGGTTTCCGCACGCCTGGTCGCCGACGGAAAACATCGCCTGGAAAGTCGGTGTTCCCGGTTCCGGTTGGGCGCAGCCGGTGGTCTGGGGGCAGCAGGTCTTTGTGTTGACGGCAGTCTCGACGGCCGATCCCGAACCGAAAAAGGCCGCAACGAACGCCTTTACCGGTCCGGCCAAGCCGCCTGAGGATTCCTATCGCTGGGAACTGGCCTGTTTCGATCTCGCCGGAGGCCAGGAGCAATGGCGTCAGCAGATCGCCGAACAACAGCCGCCGATCCCGGCGCACGTGACGAACACGTATGCCACGGAGACGCCGGCCACCGACGGCAAGCACGTCGTCGTCTGGCTGGCCTCGATCGGGAAGGTCTTCGCCTACCGCGTCGATGGCGAGCTGGCCTGGAGCGTTGATCTGGGCGTGCATCCGATGCAGGCCAATCTAGGAACTGGCAGCTCGCCGGTGATCGTCGGCGATCTGGTCTACGTGCAATGGTACAACGAGGAAGACTCGTTCCTCGTGGCCCTCGAGACGGCGACCGGCCAGGAACGCTGGCGCGCGCCGCGCAGCAAAGGCACCTCGTGGGCGACTCCGTTCGTTTGGCGCAACTCGGTTCGCACCGAGCTCGTGGCCTGCGGGAACACTCGCGTGTATTCGTACGATCTCGCCACGGGCCAGGCCTTCTGGGAACTGGGCAATTTCCCGTCGTCGTTCGCCAGCAGCCCCACGGCCCAAGGCGACGCGTTGTTCTTGGGGAACAACGGCCCGTTCAGCACTGCGCCGTTGTTCTCGGTCAAAGCGGGCAAGTCAGGCGACATCTCGCTGTCGAAGAAAGAGGCCGCCAGCAAGGAGCTTGTTCACAACGACGGCATCGCCTGGTGGCGCGTGCGGTCGGGTCCCGGCCTCGCGTCGCCCGTCGTCGCGGGGCCCCGGCTGTATGTCTCCGAAGAATCGATCTTGGCCTGCTACGCCGCCGCCACGGGCGAACGCCTGTATCGCGAGCGGTTGCCCGACGGGAAGGATGTTGTCGCCTCGCCGCTGGTGTTGGAGGACCGAATCCTCTTGATCGACGGCGACGGCACGGCATTTTTCGTGGCCGCCGAACCGGAATTCAAAATCCTCGGCACCAACCGCCTGAACGAACAAGTTTGGGCTACGCCGGCAGTCGCGGGTGATGCCTTGCTCGTTCGTGGAGTCGAGCACCTGTATTGCATTCGCGCCCAAAGTGCTGCTGCTGCCGCAGATATGTCACCTGCCGAAGCCAAGTGA
- a CDS encoding Gfo/Idh/MocA family oxidoreductase — MTDFNRRRFLEKSMFATATALAATASTRVVAAADNAPSSPNEKLGVAILGVRGRGGEHIEQFAKRPNTQILYLVDPDSNVAKRRASQVKELSGHEPKVVQDMREVFDDKTIDVVSVATPNHWHSLASIWAMQAGKDVYCEKPVSHNVSEGRRMVEVARKHQRICQTGTQIRSTEGTNKAMAYLHDGKLGDVTVARGLCYKRRPSIGHQPDKEPPAGVDYNLWLGPAPERAFSGNRFHYNWHWHWDYGNGDLGNQGIHQMDVARWGLNVDNLGEAVMSYGGRFGYEDDGETANTQITMHTYGNRLLIFEVRGLETPDFKGAKVGNVFYGTKGYLVMTDYSSGAAFDLDGKLVEKFDGGGDHFGNFIDCVLSRKQEDLHADILEGHLSSALCHLGNISYRLGQKMSPEDVKAQLSDNPELLDSFTRFSDHLTEDKVNLSETQIQCGPKLAFDAANEKFANNSQADAMLTREYRAPFVVPSASQI; from the coding sequence ATGACCGACTTCAATCGTCGCCGTTTTTTAGAAAAGTCGATGTTCGCCACGGCGACGGCCCTGGCGGCCACCGCCTCGACCCGAGTCGTCGCGGCGGCCGACAATGCCCCGTCGAGCCCCAATGAGAAGCTCGGGGTGGCCATCCTCGGCGTACGCGGCCGCGGCGGCGAGCACATCGAACAGTTTGCCAAGCGTCCCAACACCCAGATTCTCTACCTGGTCGATCCCGACTCGAATGTCGCCAAGCGCCGTGCCAGCCAGGTCAAGGAGCTGTCGGGCCACGAGCCGAAGGTCGTGCAGGACATGCGCGAAGTGTTCGACGACAAGACCATTGATGTCGTGAGCGTCGCCACGCCCAACCACTGGCACTCGCTCGCGTCGATCTGGGCCATGCAGGCCGGCAAGGACGTGTATTGTGAAAAGCCGGTCAGCCACAACGTGAGCGAAGGCCGCCGGATGGTCGAGGTGGCCCGCAAGCACCAGCGCATTTGCCAGACCGGCACGCAGATCCGTTCGACCGAAGGCACGAATAAGGCCATGGCCTATCTGCACGACGGCAAGCTGGGCGATGTGACCGTGGCCCGCGGCCTGTGTTACAAGCGGCGCCCGTCCATCGGCCATCAGCCCGACAAGGAACCGCCGGCCGGCGTCGATTACAACCTCTGGCTCGGTCCGGCACCGGAGCGGGCGTTCTCGGGCAATCGCTTCCACTACAACTGGCATTGGCACTGGGACTACGGCAACGGCGACCTGGGTAACCAGGGCATCCACCAGATGGACGTGGCCCGGTGGGGGCTGAACGTCGATAACCTCGGCGAAGCCGTGATGTCGTATGGCGGCCGCTTCGGCTACGAGGACGACGGCGAAACCGCCAACACGCAAATCACCATGCACACGTATGGCAATCGTCTGCTGATCTTCGAGGTTCGCGGTCTCGAGACGCCCGACTTCAAGGGCGCGAAAGTCGGCAACGTGTTCTACGGCACCAAGGGCTACCTGGTGATGACCGACTACTCGAGCGGCGCCGCGTTCGATCTCGACGGCAAGCTCGTCGAGAAATTCGACGGGGGCGGCGACCACTTCGGCAACTTCATCGACTGCGTTTTGTCGCGGAAGCAGGAAGACCTGCACGCCGACATTCTCGAGGGTCACCTCTCGAGCGCGTTGTGCCACTTGGGCAACATCTCGTACCGCTTGGGCCAGAAGATGTCGCCGGAAGACGTCAAGGCTCAGTTGTCCGACAACCCCGAGTTGCTCGACAGCTTCACCCGGTTCAGCGATCACCTGACCGAAGACAAGGTGAACCTGAGCGAGACGCAAATCCAGTGCGGTCCGAAGCTCGCCTTCGACGCGGCCAACGAAAAGTTCGCCAACAATTCGCAGGCCGACGCGATGCTGACCCGCGAATACCGTGCGCCGTTCGTGGTGCCCAGCGCGAGCCAGATCTAA
- a CDS encoding RNA pseudouridine synthase encodes MELPPPDILLEQGPVLVVLKPSGVLSQAPPGIDSLELRIKQFLMQREGRPKAPYLAIPHRLDRPVSGVMVFARHSRAAKKIGRQFEERSIEKIYWACVEGHVEPAQGRWEDFVRKVPDEPRAEIVPPEHPEARQAVLEYRTLGRSRSGSWLEIVLQTGRMHQIRVQAASRGWPVVGDVQYGAQTTFGPPVDDARLRPIALHGQRLALRHPMTGEPIDITAAPPATWDELQLQRD; translated from the coding sequence ATGGAACTGCCGCCGCCCGACATCCTGCTCGAGCAGGGGCCCGTCCTTGTCGTTCTCAAGCCCTCGGGCGTGCTCAGCCAGGCACCGCCGGGCATCGACAGCCTGGAGCTGCGCATCAAGCAGTTCTTGATGCAGCGCGAAGGGCGACCGAAAGCACCCTACCTGGCCATTCCCCATCGCCTCGACCGACCGGTCTCGGGCGTGATGGTCTTTGCCCGGCACAGCCGCGCCGCGAAAAAAATCGGCCGGCAGTTCGAAGAACGCTCGATCGAGAAGATCTACTGGGCCTGTGTCGAAGGGCACGTCGAGCCAGCCCAAGGTCGCTGGGAAGATTTCGTCCGCAAAGTGCCCGACGAACCTCGGGCCGAAATTGTTCCGCCCGAGCATCCCGAGGCGCGGCAGGCCGTGCTCGAATATCGCACGTTGGGGCGCAGCCGCTCCGGCTCATGGCTCGAGATCGTGTTGCAAACCGGCCGCATGCACCAGATCCGTGTGCAGGCCGCGTCGCGCGGCTGGCCAGTCGTGGGCGACGTTCAATATGGCGCGCAAACGACGTTTGGACCGCCGGTCGACGATGCCCGACTGCGGCCGATCGCGCTACATGGCCAGCGCCTGGCGCTGCGCCATCCGATGACCGGCGAGCCGATCGACATCACCGCCGCGCCGCCGGCCACCTGGGACGAGCTGCAACTCCAGCGCGATTGA
- a CDS encoding DUF2147 domain-containing protein — MSRIRRTLVLTLAGLLILPAVALAADKKSPGDTLLGKWWFPKKNGRLEIVNKDGVYFGNVIAYYEDPEALDKNNPDESLRKRKFIGIEMLRDFTYDADAQEWSGGTIYDGDSGKTYKSRMWYKDGDPNTLNVRGFIGISILGRTEIFTRVTKEDEAKDAADAAAKEKEKEQANKDKPADAGADKPEGDK; from the coding sequence ATGTCGCGCATCCGCCGCACCCTCGTACTGACGCTGGCCGGTCTGCTGATCTTGCCGGCCGTGGCCCTGGCGGCCGACAAAAAATCGCCCGGCGACACGCTGCTGGGCAAGTGGTGGTTCCCCAAGAAGAACGGCCGCCTCGAAATCGTCAATAAAGATGGCGTCTATTTCGGCAATGTGATCGCTTATTACGAAGACCCCGAGGCGCTCGACAAGAACAACCCGGACGAATCGCTGCGGAAGCGGAAATTCATCGGCATCGAGATGCTGCGTGACTTCACCTACGACGCCGACGCCCAGGAATGGTCGGGCGGCACGATCTACGACGGCGACAGCGGCAAGACCTACAAATCTCGCATGTGGTACAAGGACGGCGACCCGAACACGCTCAACGTGCGCGGGTTCATCGGCATCTCGATCCTGGGCCGAACCGAAATCTTTACCCGGGTGACCAAGGAAGACGAGGCCAAGGACGCTGCCGATGCTGCCGCCAAGGAAAAAGAAAAAGAGCAGGCCAACAAAGACAAGCCGGCGGACGCCGGTGCCGACAAGCCCGAGGGCGACAAGTAA
- a CDS encoding glycosyltransferase family 2 protein, with protein MLSAVIPVLNEAASLDALYLELDRVSQRHGDACEFVFVDDGSTDGSWDVICRLAALDPRVRGIRFRRNFGKAAALSAGFGEARGELVMTLDADLQDDPAEIPRFVEAVAGGVDVVSGWKQVRHDPWHKVLPSRVFNWLVGRLTGVKLHDHNCGMKCYRREVLAEVKLYGELHRFVPVLAAARGFRVGELVINHRPRRHGYSKYGWDRIFKGLLDLMTVKFLTGFGQSPQHLLGGIGLTFFALGGVGMLWLTGYWMAAQLNPDWHLLPLHQRPAVLYSLGALLVGIQLMSLGLLAEMVIAYNGRPSDGYSIAERTPGAGSSTGTATP; from the coding sequence ATGTTGTCGGCCGTCATTCCGGTCTTGAACGAGGCCGCCAGCCTGGACGCGCTGTATCTCGAACTGGACCGCGTGTCGCAGCGACATGGCGACGCGTGCGAGTTCGTGTTTGTCGACGATGGCTCGACCGACGGTTCGTGGGACGTCATCTGCCGGCTGGCTGCGCTCGATCCCCGCGTGCGCGGCATTCGCTTTCGCCGCAACTTCGGCAAGGCCGCCGCGCTCAGCGCCGGTTTCGGTGAAGCGCGGGGCGAACTGGTGATGACGCTCGACGCCGATCTGCAAGACGACCCGGCCGAGATACCCCGGTTCGTCGAGGCGGTCGCCGGCGGCGTCGATGTGGTCAGCGGATGGAAACAGGTGCGGCACGACCCCTGGCACAAGGTGCTGCCCAGCCGGGTGTTCAATTGGCTCGTCGGACGGCTGACCGGCGTCAAGCTGCACGATCACAATTGCGGGATGAAATGCTATCGCCGCGAAGTTCTGGCCGAGGTCAAACTGTACGGCGAGCTGCATCGCTTTGTCCCGGTGCTGGCCGCGGCGCGGGGATTTCGCGTTGGTGAGCTGGTGATCAACCATCGCCCCCGACGACACGGCTACTCGAAATACGGCTGGGACCGCATCTTCAAAGGGCTGCTCGACCTGATGACGGTCAAGTTCCTCACCGGCTTCGGGCAGAGTCCTCAACATCTCCTGGGCGGCATCGGGCTGACTTTTTTTGCCCTCGGCGGCGTGGGCATGTTGTGGTTGACGGGCTATTGGATGGCCGCGCAACTCAATCCCGACTGGCACTTGCTGCCATTGCATCAGCGGCCGGCCGTGTTGTATTCGCTCGGAGCGTTGCTGGTCGGCATTCAACTCATGTCGCTCGGCCTCTTGGCCGAGATGGTCATCGCCTACAACGGCCGCCCGAGCGACGGCTATTCGATCGCCGAGCGGACACCCGGCGCAGGGTCGAGCACCGGCACGGCAACGCCATGA
- a CDS encoding lysylphosphatidylglycerol synthase domain-containing protein — MSPAVRSWLLILGKLAILALLLWAISGFVGKALEQLRERPLQIRPGWFALAGALYLLGLAPCAWFWRRVLLYLGQRPGRYETWRAYYIGHLGKYLPGKAMVVALRTGLLASARVDAAVAVASIFYETLSMMAVGAVVGGVLVAVVHRQQTSVLYGACAMAVVAGLPLVPAVFRFVAKLARLDRRSPQAAEGLGRLNIADILPGWLAIAGGWLVLGASMLATISALGGQHAHPFADWLLCSAVVALASTGGFLSLVPGGAGVREMLIIPLLAPRYGEAVALGAAVLWRMASLLAELVLSAILYPVRGAPREASSASATSPR, encoded by the coding sequence TTGTCGCCCGCCGTGCGAAGCTGGTTGCTGATCCTGGGCAAGCTGGCCATCCTTGCGCTGTTGTTGTGGGCGATCAGCGGCTTTGTCGGCAAGGCCCTGGAGCAATTGCGCGAGCGCCCCCTGCAAATCCGGCCCGGTTGGTTTGCGCTGGCCGGTGCGTTGTATCTGCTGGGGCTGGCCCCGTGCGCCTGGTTCTGGCGCCGTGTGCTCTTGTACTTGGGCCAGCGGCCGGGGCGGTACGAGACCTGGCGCGCGTACTATATCGGGCATCTGGGCAAATACTTGCCGGGCAAGGCGATGGTCGTGGCCCTGCGCACGGGGTTGCTTGCCTCGGCGCGCGTCGACGCGGCCGTGGCGGTGGCCAGCATCTTCTACGAGACGCTATCGATGATGGCCGTCGGTGCGGTCGTGGGGGGCGTGCTGGTTGCCGTGGTTCATCGCCAGCAGACGAGCGTCCTGTACGGCGCCTGTGCGATGGCGGTGGTGGCCGGATTACCGCTGGTGCCGGCCGTGTTTCGCTTCGTGGCCAAGCTGGCCAGGCTCGATCGCCGCTCGCCCCAAGCGGCCGAGGGACTGGGGCGGCTGAACATCGCGGACATCTTGCCCGGCTGGCTGGCAATTGCCGGCGGCTGGTTGGTGCTCGGGGCAAGCATGCTGGCCACGATCTCTGCGCTGGGCGGACAGCACGCGCACCCCTTCGCCGATTGGCTGCTTTGTTCGGCCGTCGTGGCGCTGGCCTCGACCGGTGGGTTTCTATCGCTGGTACCGGGTGGCGCGGGAGTGCGCGAAATGCTGATCATTCCGCTCTTGGCGCCACGGTACGGCGAGGCCGTGGCACTCGGCGCCGCGGTGCTGTGGCGCATGGCGTCGTTGCTGGCCGAGTTGGTCCTTTCGGCTATCCTGTACCCTGTGCGCGGTGCGCCGCGCGAGGCCTCTTCCGCTTCCGCCACGTCCCCCCGCTGA